The Amblyomma americanum isolate KBUSLIRL-KWMA chromosome 3, ASM5285725v1, whole genome shotgun sequence genome window below encodes:
- the LOC144125317 gene encoding putative serine carboxypeptidase CPVL — MGALVEHGPLRASPDGTAGFRAHTWAHEASVLYVDQPVGAGFSHTRDGVEDHWYCANASDAAADLYEFMGQFCVVFPHCHQADFFIAAEGYAAKFALTLATMLNMIRDDDSIPRLTGLILASPFVDPENQVDNSELLHQTGFLTNVQAALLWEDYHRAFLLMRRGNYTAAKQLMDDIIDGNPRVATTLFGNMTGLRQTYDMDLTEPPAIFAAYEAFAERSEVRRALHVGRRLNFVADGEAVRHGMYADLLVSYKHQLADLLDQDLKVLVYCGQKDLAVPFSSVERFMKTVTWKGQREYATSTRSPWRMATDQVLGYYRHVHNYTEVLVRGAGHMVAYDKPRELLALIERFIFGLPIEDVR; from the exons ATGGGTGCGCTGGTAGAACACGGGCCCTTGCGCGCTTCGCCGGACGGCACGGCGGGTTTCCGGGCGCACACGTGGGCTCACGAGGCCTCGGTGCTGTACGTGGACCAGCCCGTGGGCGCGGGATTCAGCCACACGCGCGACGGTGTCGAAGACCACTGGTACTGCGCCAACGCGTCCGACGCGGCCGCGGACCTCTACGAGTTCATGGGACAGTTCTGCGTCGTCTTCCCTCACTGCCACCAGGCGGACTTCTTCATAGCTGCCGAGGGATACGCAG CCAAGTTCGCACTGACTCTGGCTACCATGCTGAACATGATACGGGACGACGACTCGATTCCTCGGCTGACGGGCTTAATTCTGGCCAGTCCGTTCGTGGATCCGGAGAACCAGGTGGACAACAGCGAGCTGCTCCACCAGACGGGCTTCCTCACCAATGTCCAGGCGGCGCTCCTGTGGGAAGACTACCACAGAGCTTTTCTCCTCATGCGCCGAGGGAACTATACGGCAGCCAAGCAACTAATGGATGACATCATAG ACGGCAACCCAAGAGTGGCGACGACGCTCTTCGGCAACATGACCGGCCTTCGGCAGACGTACGACATGGACCTGACGGAGCCACCGGCCATCTTCGCCGCCTACGAGGCGTTCGCTGAGCGCTCCGAGGTGCGCCGCGCGCTGCACGTGGGACGCCGGCTGAACTTCGTGGCCGACGGCGAGGCCGTGAGGCACGGCATGTACGCCGACCTGCTGGTCTCGTACAAGCACCAGCTGGCCGACCTCTTGGACCAGGACCTCAAG GTCCTCGTGTACTGCGGTCAGAAAGACTTGGCGGTGCCCTTCAGTTCCGTGGAGCGCTTCATGAAGACGGTGACCTGGAAGGGCCAGAGGGAGTACGCCACCTCAACGAGGTCTCCGTGGCGCATGGCCACGGACCAAGTGCTGGGATACTACCGCCACGTGCACAACTACACCGAG GtgctggtgagaggagcgggccaCATGGTGGCATACGACAAGCCCAGGGAACTTCTGGCGCTCATCGAGAGATTCATTTTTGGCCTGCCGATCGAAGACGTGAGATGA